One region of Desmodus rotundus isolate HL8 chromosome 11, HLdesRot8A.1, whole genome shotgun sequence genomic DNA includes:
- the ZNF292 gene encoding zinc finger protein 292 isoform X2: MADEEAEQERLSRNGGGCVAELQRLGERLQELERQLRESQVPAVEAATEYCQQLCQTLLEYAEKWKTSEDPLPLLEVYTVAIQSYVKARPYLTSECENVALVLERLALSCVELLLCLPVELPDKQWEQFQTLVQVAHEKLMENGSCELHFLATLAQETGVWKNPVLCTILSQEPLDKDKVNEFLAFEGPILLDMRIKHLIKTNQLSQATALAKLCSDHPEIGTKGSFKQTYLVCLCTSSPNEKLIEEISEVDCKDALEMICNLESEGDEKSALVLCTAFLSRQLQQGEMYCAWELTLFWSKLQQRVEPSVHVYLERCRQLSLLTKTVYHIFFLIKVINSETEGAGLATCIELCIKALRLESTENTEVKISICKTISCLLPDDLEVKRACQLSEFLIEPTVDAYYAVEMLYNQPDQKYDEENLPIPNSLRCELLLVLKTQWPFDPEFWDWKTLKRQCLALMGEEASIVSSIDELNDSEVYEKVDYQEEIKETSLNGLSGGIGANSGLLCDEKQKKKEIKQLRERGFISARFRNWQAYMQYCVLCDKEFLGHRIVRHAQKHYKDGIYSCPICAKNFNSKETFVPHVTLHVKQSSKERLAAMKPLRRLGRPPKITTTNENQKTNAVAKQEQRPIKKNSLYSTDFIVFNDNDGSDDENDDKDKSYEPEVIPAQKPVPVNEFNCPVTFCKKGFKYFKNLIAHVKGHKDSEDAKRFLEMQSKKVICQYCRRHFVSVTHLNDHLQMHCGSKPYICIQMKCKAGFNSYAELLTHRKEHQVFRAKCMFPKCGRIFSEAYLLYDHEAQHYNTYTCKFTGCGKVYRSQSELEKHLDDHSTPEKVLPPEDQLNSSGASVQPTKVNQNSEGNTKKERSVLSSENNADNTLSADRGDAWDKNKAESPVAKQDQISTSELRHADEPLSNGLENLAATPLLQASEVAVSIKVSLNQGIEDNFGKQENSTVGDTGESLVTNLHTVVEDTCNDLCHPGFQERKEQDCFNEAQITQNSLVNSETLKIEDLSPQNLEKQVNNLMNFSVQNQAGFQNSLPTSKFECGGNVKTSSNLCNLPLKTLESITFVPPQPSLSSSLGTPSVPPKAPVQKFSCQVEGCTRTYNSSQSIGKHMKTAHPDQYAAFKMQCKSKKGQKSNNLNAPNNGKFVYFLPSQLSSSNNAFFIPQTKANGNPTCSDQLQDISSSIFPAHLASVSTPLLPSVESVINPNIPSQDKNEQGGGMLCSQMENLSNTTLPAQMEDLTKTVLPLNIDSGSDPFLPLPAESSSMSLFPSPADSGTNSLFSQLENNANHFSSQIEGNTNSSFLKGGNGENAVFPSQVNVANDFSSTSAQQSAPEKVKKDRGRGPNGKERKPKHNKRAKWPAIIRDGKFICSRCYRAFTNPRSLGGHLSKRSYCKPLDGAEIAQELLQSNGQPSLLASMILSTNAVNVQQPQQSTFNPEACFKDPSFLQLLAAENRSTFLPNTFPRTGVTNFSTGVSQEGSEIIKQALETAGIPSTFEGTEILPHVPTGCVSDAAQVNTTVIPNPAAPPPLLQTVCHPNPLLTNQNRPPNSKTPSIEECSSLPVFPTNDLLLKTVENGLCSSTFPNSSGPSQNFTNNSSRVSVISGPQNTRSSHLNKKGNSASKRRKKVTPPLIAPNDSQNLVTNDLTAVGLRAKSIEIPTTNLHSNVIPNCEPQGLVEDLTQKLNNVDNQLFMTDVKENFKTSVESHTVLAPLSLKTENGDSQMMAFNSCTTSVNSDLQISEDSVIQNFEKTLEIIKSAMNSQILEVKNGSQGVGETSQNAQINYTIQLPSVNTAQNNKLPGTSQFSSLTGVMTAKSNIPQSEVLHKEDQMQEILERLQKLKLENDLSTPASQCVLINTSVTLTPTPVKSIPNVTVVQPVSEMLNNIQFSDKVNKPFVCQNQGCNYSAMTKDALFKHYGKIHQYTPEMILEIKKNQLKFAPFKCVVPTCTKTFTRNSNLRAHCQLVHHFTTEEMVKLKIKRPYGRKSQSENLSAPRITQVKRQLVMTEENKRELQSAMELGTIKENTFSNTAVIPEKQLVGKKSPEKTESSSQVITVISEQCNTNSLTNIQTKGRKIRRHKKEKEEKKHKKPVSQSLEFPTRYSPYRPYRCVHQGCFAAFTIQQNLILHYQAVHKSDLPAFSAEVEEESEAGKESEEIETKQTVKEFRCQVSDCSRIFQAITGLIQHYMKLHEMTPEEIEGMTASVDVGKFSCDQLECKSSFTTYLNYVVHLEADHGIGIRGSKTEEDGIYKCDCEGCDRIYATRSNLLRHIFNKHNDKHKAHLIRPRRLTPGQENISSKANQEKTKSKHRGTKHRSGKEVTKIPKTKRKKKNNTENKNAKIVQIEENKPYSLKRGKHVYSIKARNDALSECTSRFVTQYPCMIKGCTSVVTSESNIIRHYKCHKLSKAFTSQHRNLLIVFKRCCNSQLKETSQQEIDKNDVKESDTCASESNVNSRTTTVPQKEVVKNEKDEMDELTELFITKLINEDNTSVETQAHNSSNVRNDFQEDNPCQSEKQKASNLKRVNKEKNVSQNKKRKVEKAEPAPAVELSNVHKEEETAVAIQTTEEHPASFDWSSFKPMGFEVSFLKFLEESAVKQKKNTDKDHPNSGNKKGSHSNSRKNTDKTAVNSGNHICSCKESETFVQFANPSQLQCSDNVKIVLDKTLKDCTELVLKQLQEMKPTVSLKKLEVHSNDPDVSVMKEIGKATGRGQY; this comes from the exons tgaatgaatTTTTAGCTTTTGAGGGTCCCATCTTGTTGGATATGAGAATTAAACATCTAATCAAAACAAATCAGTTAAGTCAAGCAACGGCTCTAGCAAAGCTATGTTCTGACCATCCAGAGATTGGTACAAAAGGTAGTTTTAAGCAAACTTACCTTGTCTGTCTTTGTACATCATCACCAAATGAAAAGTTAATCGAAGAG ATTTCAGAAGTTGATTGCAAAGATGCGCTAGAAATGATCTGTAACTTAGAATCTGAGGGTGATGAAAAAAGTGCTCTTGTTTTATGTACTGCATTTTTGTCACGTCAGCTCCAACAAGGAGAAATGTACTGTGCTTG GGAACTCACTCTCTTTTGGAGTAAATTACAGCAGAGAGTAGAACCATCTGTACACGTGTACCTAGAAAGATGTCGTCAACTTTCTTTGTTAACCAAGACggtatatcacattttcttcctGATTAAAGTTATTAATTCCGAG ACTGAAGGGGCTGGACTTGCTACCTGTATAGAACTATGCATAAAAGCTCTTCGCTTGGAATCTACAGAAAATACCGAAGTGAAAATATCTATTTGCAAGACCATTTCATGCTTGTTACCTGATGATCTGGAAGTTAAACGTGCTTGTCAACTAAGTGAATTTCTTATTGAACCTACAGTAGATGCATATTATGCTGTGGAAATGTTGTATAACCAGCCAGACCAGAAATATGATGAAGAGAATCTTCCAATACCAAATTCTCTACGCTGTGAGCTCTTACTTGTATTAAAAACACAATGGCCCTTTGATCCAGAATTCTGGGATTGGAAAACCTTGAAACGACAATGTCTTGCATTAATGGGGGAAGAAGCATCCATTGTGTCTTCAATTGATGAACTAAATGACAGTGAAGTTTATGAGAAAGTAGACTaccaggaagaaattaaagaaacttcTTTGAATGGACTTTCTGGTGGAATTGGTGCTAATTCTGGccttctttgtgatgaaaagcagaagaagaaagagataaaacagTTAAGAGAGAGGGGGTTTATATCTGCTAGGTTTCGGAATTGGCAAGCCTACATGCAGTATTGTGTGCTATGTGACAAAGAATTCCTTGGTCATCGAATAGTACGACATGCTCAAAAACATTACAAAGATGggatttacagttgtcccatatgtGCAAAGAACTTTAATTCTAAAGAAACTTTTGTCCCTCATGTCACATTGCATGTTAAACAATCTAGTAAAGAGAGACTCGCGGCTATGAAACCATTAAGAAGATTGGGAAGGCCTCCTAAGATCACAACTACGAATGAAAATCAGAAGACTAATGCTGTGGCCAAGCAGGAACAGCGGCCTATAAAAAAGAACAGCCTCTATTCAACAGACTTTATAGTATTTAATGACAATGATGGTTCGGATGATGAAAATGATGACAAAGATAAATCTTATGAGCCAGAAGTGATCCCAGCCCAGAAACCAGTACCTGTCAATGAATTTAATTGCCCTGTAACCTTTTGTAAAAAGGGctttaagtactttaaaaatctaATTGCTCATGTAAAGGGGCATAAGGATAGTGAAGATGCCAAGCGCTTTCttgaaatgcaaagcaaaaaggTTATTTGCCAGTACTGTAGACGGCATTTTGTAAGTGTTACTCATCTTAATGATCACTTACAAATGCACTGTGGCAGTAAACCATATATCTGTATACAGATGAAATGTAAGGCCGGTTTTAATAGTTATGCAGAGCTCTTGACCCACCGAAAGGAACATCAAGTCTTTAGAGCAAAGTGTATGTTTCCTAAATGTGGCAGAATTTTTTCAGAAGCTTACTTACTATATGATCATGAAGCACAGCATTATAATACCTATACTTGTAAGTTCACAGGTTGTGGTAAAGTGTATCGTTCTCAGAGTGAGTTAGAAAAGCATCTGGATGATCACAGTACTCCTGAAAAAGTGCTGCCTCCAGAAGACCAGCTTAATTCATCTGGAGCTTCTGTTCAGCCTACCAAAGTGAATCAGAACTCAGAAGGGAACACCAAGAAAGAAAGGTCTGTGCTTTCTTCAGAAAATAACGCGGACAATACCTTATCAGCAGATAGAGGTGATGCTTGGGATAAAAACAAGGCAGAATCACCTGTGGCCAAACAAGACCAGATTTCTACTTCGGAGCTCAGGCATGCCGATGAACCATTGTCAAATGGTTTGGAAAACCTTGCTGCTACTCCTCTGCTACAGGCCAGTGAAGTAGCTGTGTCCATTAAGGTGTCCCTCAATCAGGGCATCGAGGATAACTTTGGAAAGCAAGAAAACTCAACTGTGGGAGACACTGGTGAATCACTGGTCACAAATTTACATACAGTAGTTGAAGATACTTGTAATGATTTGTGTCATCCAGGTTTccaggagagaaaagaacaggATTGCTTTAATGAAGCCCAGATTACTCAGAATTCTTTAGTAAATTCAGAAACCCTCAAAATAGAAGACCTTTCCCCACAAAACTTAGAAAAACAAGTGAACAACTTGATGAACTTTTCTGTGCAAAATCAGGCAGGATTTCAAAACAGTTTACCAACATCCAAGTTTGAATGTGGAGGTAATGTTAAAACTTCGTCCAATCTTTGTAATTTACCTCTAAAGACATTAGAAAGTATCACATTTGTTCCACCGCAGCCCAGCCTAAGCAGTTCTTTAGGAACTCCATCAGTGCCTCCAAAAGCACCAGTTCAGAAATTCAGTTGCCAGGTTGAAGGATGTACTCGAACCTATAATTCTTCGCAGAGTATTGGGAAACACATGAAGACGGCACATCCTGACCAGTATGCTGCATTTAAAATGCAGTGTAAAAGTAAAAAAGGGCAGAAATCTAACAACTTAAATGCACCAAATAATggaaagtttgtttattttttgccatCACAGTTGAGCAGCTCTAACAATGCATTTTTTATACCACAGACCAAAGCCAATGGGAATCCTACTTGTTCAGATCAGTTGCAAGACATCTCATCTTCTATTTTTCCAGCTCATTTAGCCAGTGTGTCAACTCCATTGTTACCCTCAGTGGAAAGTGTCATAAATCCAAATATACCTTCTCAGGATAAAAATGAACAAGGTGGTGGTATGTTATGTTCCCAGATGGAAAATTTGTCTAATACTACCTTGCCAGCACAAATGGAAGATTTAACCAAAACAGTTTTACCTTTGAATATTGACAGTGGCTCAGATCCTTTCCTACCTTTACCTGCAGAAAGTAGTTCAatgtctctcttcccttcaccagCAGATAGTGGAACTAATTCCCTTTTTTCCCAACTGGAAAATAATGCAAACCATTTTTCCTCACAGATTGAGGGAAACACTAATTCTTCCTTTCTCAAAGGAGGCAATGGTGAAAATGCAGTTTTTCCCTCACAAGTAAATGTTGCAAATGACTTCAGTAGCACCAGTGCCCAACAGTCTGCtcctgaaaaagttaaaaaagaccGTGGGCGGGGCCcaaatgggaaggaaagaaaaccgAAGCACAATAAAAGGGCTAAGTGGCCTGCAATTATCAGAGATGGGAAATTTATCTGTAGCAGGTGTTACAGGGCTTTTACTAATCCCAGATCTCTGGGTGGACACTTATCTAAGCGATCTTACTGTAAACCACTGGATGGAGCAGAGATTGCTCAAGAACTTCTACAGAGTAATGGACAGCCTTCTCTTCTTGCCAGCATGATTCTCTCAACAAATGCAGTAAATGTGCAGCAGCCACAACAGTCTACCTTCAATCCAGAAGCATGTTTTAAAGATCCATCATTCCTGCAACTTCTTGCTGCTGAAAATCGTTCAACATTTTTACCAAATACATTTCCTAGGACTGGTGTGACTAACTTTAGTACAGGTGTTAGTCAAGAAGGAAGTGAAATTATTAAACAGGCATTGGAAACTGCTGGCATTCCTAGTACATTTGAAGGTACTGAAATACTTCCCCATGTTCCAACAGGTTGTGTCTCAGATGCAGCACAAGTAAATACGACAGTGATACCAAATCCAGCAGCCCCACCACCCCTGTTGCAGACTGTGTGCCACCCTAATCCCCTGCTGACAAACCAGAATAGACCACCAAACTCCAAAACTCCCTCCATTGAGGAATGCAGCAGTTTGCCTGTTTTTCCAACAAATGACTTACTACTGAAAACTGTTGAAAATGGGTTGTGCTCTAGTACATTCCCTAATTCTAGTGGGCCATCACAAAATTTTACCAATAATAGTTCACGTGTTTCGGTTATAAGTGGTCCTCAGAACACAAGGTCCagtcatttaaataaaaagggaaacagtgcttctaagagaagaaagaaagttaCTCCTCCACTAATTGCACCTAATGATTCCCAAAACTTGGTAACAAATGACCTAACAGCAGTGGGACTTAGAGCAAAGAGTATTGAAATACCAACTACTAACCTTCATTCAAACGTAATTCCAAATTGTGAACCTCAGGGTTTGGTGGAAGATCTAACacagaaattaaataatgttGACAATCAGTTATTTATGACTGAtgtgaaagaaaactttaaaaccaGTGTTGAGTCTCATACAGTGTTAGCTCCTTTatcattaaaaactgaaaatggtgATTCCCAAATGATGGCTTTTAATTCATGCACAACTTCAGTAAATTCTGATTTGCAGATTTCTGAAGACAGTGTAatacaaaattttgaaaagaCTCTTGAAATTATTAAAAGTGCTATGAATTCTCAAATACTTGAGGTAAAAAATGGATCTCAGGGTGTTGGTGAAACATCACAGAATGCTCAAATAAATTATACCATTCAACTTCCTTCAGTGAACACTGCACAAAATAACAAATTACCTGGTACATCTCAGTTTTCCTCTCTCACAGGTGTCATGACAGCAAAGAGTAACATTCCTCAATCTGAAGTATTACATAAGGAGGATCAAATGCAGGAAATTTTAGAAAGgttacagaaattaaaattagaaaatgaccTATCCACTCCAGCATCCCAGTGTGTACTAATAAATACATCAGTGACACTGACTCCTACTCCTGTTAAATCAATTCCAAATGTTACAGTTGTTCAGCCAGTTTCTGAAATGCTAAATAATATTCAGTTTAGTGATAAAGTTAATAAACCCTTTGTGTGTCAAAACCAAGGCTGTAATTACAGTGCTATGACAAAGGATGCTCTTTTTAAGCACTATGGTAAAATTCATCAGTACACTCCAGAGATGATtcttgaaattaagaagaatcaATTGAAATTTGCTCCATTTAAATGTGTAGTACCTACATGTACAAAAACATTTACAAGAAATTCTAATCTCCGGGCACACTGTCAGTTGGTGCATCACTTTACAACAGAGGAAAtggtaaagttaaaaataaaaagaccttaTGGAAGAAAATCTCAGAGTGAAAATTTGTCAGCCCCACGAATAACACAAGTAAAAAGACAGCTTGTTatgacagaggaaaataaaagggaactCCAGTCTGCTATGGAATTAGGGACAATCAAGGAAAATACCTTCAGTAATACAGCAGTGATTCCAGAAAAACAACTTGTAGGAAAAAAAAGTCCTGAAAAAACAGAAAGTTCTTCACAAGTGATTACAGTTATTTCAGAACAATGTAACACAAATTCTCTCACAAACATACAAACTAAAGGGCGGAAAATTAggagacataaaaaagaaaaggaggagaaaaaacatAAGAAGCCAGTTTCCCAGTCCCTTGAGTTCCCAACAAGATACAGTCCCTACAGACCTTACCGATGTGTTCATCAGGGTTGCTTTGCTGCCTTTACAATACAACAAAACTTAATTCTGCATTATCAGGCTGTACACAAATCAGATCTACCTGCATTTTCTGCAGAGGTTGAAGAGGAAAGCGAAGCTggtaaagaaagtgaagaaattgAAACTAAACAAACTGTGAAAGAATTTCGATGTCAGGTGAGTGACTGTTCTCGAATTTTCCAAGCAATTACTGGCCTGATACAACACTATATGAAACTTCATGAAATGACTCCTGAGGAAATTGAAGGTATGACTGCTTCTGTGGATGTTGGGAAATTTTCATGTGACCAGTTAGAGTGTAAATCTTCATTTACGACATATTTGAACTATGTTGTTCATCTTGAGGCAGACCATGGAATTGGGATAAGGGGAAGTAAAACTGAAGAAGATGGCATATACAAGTGTGACTGTGAAGGATGTGACCGTATATATGCAACTCGGTCTAATCTCCTTCGacacatttttaataagcatAATGACAAACATAAAGCTCATTTGATTCGGCCAAGAAGATTAACACCTGGTCAGGAAAATATATCAAGCAAAGCAAACCAAGAAAAGACAAAGTCTAAACATCGGGGGACAAAACACAGATCTGGAAAGGAAGTAACCAAAATACCTAAGACCaaacgaaagaaaaaaaataatacagaaaacaagaatgcaaagattgtacaaattgaagaaaataagcCTTATTCTCTGAAACGTGGAAAGCATGTCTATTCTATAAAGGCTAGAAATGATGCCTTATCTGAATGTACAAGCAGATTTGTAACCCAGTATCCATGTATGATAAAGGGGTGTACATCAGTTGTTACAAGTGAAAGCAATATAATTAGACATTATAAATGCCATAAATTATCTAAGGCGTTTACATCACAACACCGCAATCTTCTTATTGTCTTCAAACGGTGTTGCAACTCACAATTAAAGGAAACTTCTCAGCAAGAAATTGATAAGAACGATGTGAAAGAATCTGACACATGTGCATCGGAGAGCAATGTTAACTCAAGAACAACTACAGTTCCACAGAAGGAagttgtaaaaaatgaaaaagatgaaatggACGAGCTAACAgaattatttattacaaaattaataaatgaagacAACACAAGTGTGGAGACCCAAGCTCATAACTCTTCAAATGTAAGGAATGATTTTCAGGAAGATAATCCCTGCCagtcagaaaaacagaaagcaagtaATTTGAAGAgagttaataaagaaaaaaatgtctcccaaaataaaaagaggaaagttGAAAAAGCTGAACCAGCACCAGCAGTTGAGTTAAGTAATGTgcataaagaagaagaaactgcTGTTGCAATTCAAACCACTGAGGAGCATCCTGCATCTTTCGACTGGAGCTCATTTAAACCAATGGGATTTGAAGTATCATTTCTGAAGTTTCTTGAGGAGTCTGCagtgaagcagaagaaaaataccGACAAAGATCATCCAAATagtggaaataaaaaaggatcccattcaaattcaagaaaaaatactGACAAAACTGCTGTGAATAGTGGAAATCATATATGTTCTTGCAAAGAAAGTGAAACCTTTGTACAGTTTGCCAATCCATCACAGCTCCAGTGCAGTGACAATGTAAAAATTGTTTTAGACAAGACTCTGAAAGATTGCACTGAGCTTGTCTTAAAGCAACTTCAGGAAATGAAACCTACTGTCAGTCTGAAAAAACTTGAAGTACATTCAAATGATCCAGATGTGTCTGTTATGAAAGAAATCGGTAAAGCCACAGGGAGAGGGCAGTACTGA